From a single Opisthocomus hoazin isolate bOpiHoa1 chromosome 6, bOpiHoa1.hap1, whole genome shotgun sequence genomic region:
- the LOC104334017 gene encoding nicotinamide/nicotinic acid mononucleotide adenylyltransferase 2 yields MTETTKTHVILLACGSFNPITKGHIQMFERARDYLHKTGRFIVIGGIVSPVHDSYGKTGLVSSRHRLTMCQLAVQSSDWIRVDPWECYQDTWQTTCSVLEHHRDLMKRVTGCILSNVNTPSITPVIGQPQNESSQTIYQNNNNVSNKPTAAKILGKVGESLSRICCVRPPMERFTFVDENANLGTVMRYEEIELRILLLCGSDLLESFCIPGLWNEADMEVIVGEFGIVVVPRDGADPDRIMNHSSILRKYKNNILVVKDDSNHPMSVVSSTKSRLALQHGDGHVVDYLCQPVIDYILKSQLYINASG; encoded by the exons AGCGAGCCCGGGATTACCTGCACAAGACCGGACGCTTCATCGTCATCGGTGGCATTGTCTCACCTGTGCACGACTCCTACGGGAAGACG GGCTTGGTCTCAAGCCGACACCGCCTGACCATGTGCCAACTGGCCGTCCAGTCCTCCGACTGGATCAG GGTGGACCCCTGGGAGTGCTACCAGGACACCTGGCAGACCACCTGCAGCGTGCTGGAGCACCACCGTGACCTGATGAAG AGAGTGACTGGATGCATCCTCTCCAACGTCAACACGCCCTCCATCACCCCTGTGATCGGCCAGCCCCAGAACGAGTCCTCACAGACCATCTACCAGAACAACAACAACGTCTCCAACAAGCCCACCGCGG CAAAGATCCTGGGGAAGGTGGGAGAAAGCCTGAGCCGGATTTGCTGCGTTCGCCCGCCCATGGAGCGCTTCACCTTTGTGG ATGAAAATGCCAACTTGGGGACGGTGATGAGATACGAGGAGATCG AGCTTCGCATCTTACTGCTCTGCGGCAGTGACCTGCTGGAGTCCTTCTGCATCCCCGGTCTCTGGAACGAGGCAGAT ATGGAGGTGATAGTCGGGGAGTTTGGGATCGTGGTGGTGCCCCGGGATGGAGCAGACCCCGACCGGATCATGAACCACTCCTCCATACTCCGCAAGTACAAA AACAACATCCTGGTGGTGAAGGACGACTCCAACCACCCCATGTCGGTCGTCAGCTCCACCAAAAGCAG ACTGGCCCTGCAGCATGGGGACGGACACGTCGTGGATTACCTCTGCCAGCCCGTCATCGACTACATCCTGAAGAGCCAGCTCTACATCAACGCCTCCGGCTAA